One Nicotiana tomentosiformis chromosome 4, ASM39032v3, whole genome shotgun sequence genomic window carries:
- the LOC104101776 gene encoding telomere repeat-binding protein 4-like, giving the protein MSSKKRLNYGFSGCQFPVIPKAPRSVRRRHSHNNLDNDQICAFELLAAVAGELLQESESSACSNVAEGKGELAECRVGVKCEQLKEDKPVKSECFSQGSCVESTYIPEPAALEQNFKHSLDKPNHVENNIFHRHNCSIMNSDFSQKDWSCAKLENCKKVDRGGKFHTEVEGGSSNLENACNKKIETVTQKQLDDDRKQTDDLTVANSCSVKGPIEKHVNNNAAINSDNSVQFPLYRVVPKPSFGKQRNNVKLGIRDDDENSFRSYSHSSKIRAFRKTSRIGYRRIKKILTSRHWRIAPQLKDCERSCFNNRVKSFYQNRKRICALERCRVDIPSKRRKLSHYNSAVAYGQQASSERKSNSHEKGIKRDIIPHRGSGASASAKTHQKKDPCVKFSIKSFNIPELFIEVPETETVGSLKRSVMEAVKSILGNGLRVGVVLEGKKVRDDNRTLQQAGVSQNGNLDTLGFTLEPSFYPVSPSLLSKDPPASSPCVADHELTRRPPSPILELELPSDSSDPSKTKLDKHDEDYHELAQSPTNPIDPTSNVAIPDFRAVVIVPHLNAEALAVVPGSPKNSRSELSQRRTRRPFSVAEVEALVEAVEQLGTGRWRDVKIRAFECADHRTYVDVKDKWKTLVHTASITPQQRRGEPVPQELLDRVLAAHAYWSQQHGKQHAEALKMADSQVQNVGA; this is encoded by the exons ATGTCGTCGAAGAAGAGGCTGAACTATGGTTTCAGTGGCTGTCAATTTCCTGTTATACCAAAAGCTCCTAGATCAGTTAGG AGGAGACACTCGCATAATAATTTGGACAATGATCAAATTTGTGCATTTGAATTATTGGCGGCTGTTGCTGGCGAACTTTTACAGGAGAGCGAAAGTTCTGCTTGTAGTAATGTGGCGGAAGGAAAAGGTGAGCTTGCTGAGTGCAGGGTCGGTGTTAAATGTGAGCAACTCAAAGAAGATAAACCTGTGAAATCAGAGTGCTTCAGCCAGGGGAGTTGTGTAGAAAGCACTTATATACCAGAACCTGCAGCGCTAGAGCAGAATTTCAAGCATAGTTTGGATAAACCTAATCACGTAGAAAATAATATCTTCCACAGGCACAATTGTAGTATTATGAATTCTGATTTTTCACAAAAAGACTGGTCTTGCGCAAAGTTGGAAAACTGCAAGAAGGTCGATAGGGGTGGAAAGTTCCACACTGAAGTAGAAGGCGGATCCTCTAATCTCGAGAATGCATgtaataagaaaattgagacagttACTCAAAAACAGTTAGATGATGACAGAAAGCAGACTGATGACTTAACAGTGGCTAACTCTTGCAGTGTGAAGGGTCCAATTGAGAAACATGTGAATAATAATGCCGCAATTAACTCAGACAACAGTGTACAGTTTCCCTTGTACAGGGTGGTTCCTAAGCCTTCTTTCGGAAAGCAAAGGAACAATGTAAAGTTAGGTATTAGAGATGATGACGAAAATTCTTTTCGGTCTTATAGCCACAGCAGTAAGATAAGGGCCTTCAGGAAAACATCACGTATTGGATACAGAAGAATAAAAAAGATTTTGACATCTAGACACTGGAGGATAGCTCCTCAGCTGAAGGACTGCGAACGGTCATGCTTTA ATAATAGAGTGAAGTCCTTTTATCAAAACAGGAAAAGAATATGTGCACTGGAAAGATGCCGAGTTGATATTCCTTCAAAGAGAAGGAAATTGTCTCACTATAACTCTGCCGTTGCTTATGGCCAGCAGGCCAGTAGTGAAAGAAAATCAAACTCACATGAAAAGGGAATCAAGAGAGACATTATCCCACATAGAG GATCAGGGGCTTCAGCTTCAGCTAAAACTCATCAAAAAAAGGATCCTTGTG tAAAATTTAGCATCAAGTCCTTCAACATTCCTGAGCTTTTCATTGAGGTCCCTGAAACTGAAACTGTTGGTTCGCTGAAG AGGTCGGTAATGGAGGCAGTAAAATCTATACTAGGAAATGGATTACGGGTGGGGGTGGTTCTCGAGGGGAAGAAGGTCAGAGATGACAATAGAACTCTACAGCAGGCTGGTGTCTCCCAGAATGGCAACCTCGATACTTTGGGTTTTACGTTGGAGCCAAGTTTTTACCCAGTTTCTCCATCATTGCTTTCTAAAGATCCTCCTGCTTCGTCACCATGTGTTGCTGATCATGAATTAACTAG GAGGCCGCCTAGTCCTATCTTGGAATTAGAGCTTCCAAGTGATTCATCAGATCCTTCAAAGACTAAGTTGGACAAGCATGACGAAGATTACCATGAATTGGCGCAATCGCCTACAAATCCTATTGATCCAACAAGTAATGTAGCTATTCCTGATTTTAGAGCCGTGGTCATAGTACCTCATCTGAATGCTGAGGCACTTGCTGTGGTTCCTGGGAGCCCGAAGAACAGTCGTTCTGAACTTTCACAGCGTAGAACAAGGAGACCATTCTCAGTTGCAGAAGTAGAAGCTCTAGTTGAAGCTGTTGAGCAGCTTGGAACTGGAAG GTGGCGTGATGTCAAAATCAGAGCTTTTGAGTGTGCTGATCATCGAACTTATGTTGATGTTAAG GATAAATGGAAGACATTAGTCCATACAGCAAGCATTACACCACAACAGAGAAGGGGAGAGCCAGTGCCACAGGAGCTTCTGGACAGGGTCTTAGCTGCCCATGCCTACTGGTCTCAGCAGCATGGGAAGCAACATGCCGAAGCTCTAAAAATGGCGGATTCTCAGGTGCAGAACGTTGGCGCTTAG